The sequence AGTACGGGTAGTAGCTTTATTAGTTCTTCTTGTTTTCACCACGGGTTTGTATTTTGGTGAAAACGTTTCTTTGAAAAATTATGTGCTTGTAACTGTAAATTCGAAAGTTAAAATTATGGATTTTAGTGATCCAATGTATCCAGAAGAAGTTAGCCAATTTTATGCAAAAACTGCTAATAGATCATACGTTAATGGAAATTATGTATATGTTACAGCTAAAAAAAATGGTCTTATGATATTTGATATATCTGATTTAACAAATCCAAAACAAGTTGCAACTGTTAACACTAATGGTGAAACATATGCTCTATATATAAGAGATAATTATGCCTATGTTGTAAATAAAAAAAGATTTTTTGTAGTATTTGACATATCTAATCCTGAAAGTCCAAAGCAGATTAGTCAGCTTGAGTTATTAAGTAATACTAATTCATCTATAAGGATGGCGGATATATGGGTTGAAGGAAAGTATGCATATGTAGCTTGTAAAGGTGATGGTTTTGCGGTAATTGATGTATCAAATCCTAAAAGTCCAAAATTAGTTAGAATAATTAATAATAAAGAGTTCTTTGATAATGACAGCGACTCGTTTGCAGTAACAGTCGGAATATATGCAAAAAAAGATTATCTCTATATGATAGATTGGAGATTTGAATTAGTAGTATATAAAATATCTAAGCCTACAAAACCAAGACCAGTTACAAATCTTGAACTTGGAGAAGGCTCTGTTAATGATATATTTGTGAAAGGAAAGTATGCGTATATTTCACTTAATAAAGGTGTTGCAGTAGTTGATATATCTAACCCTAAAAAACCAAAGAAAATTGTAATGTACAAGACTAATGATTCTGTGCCAGGAAAAGTATATGTCTTAGGAAATTATGCATATGTTCCAGTGGGGTATAAATTAGAAATAGTTGACATATCCAATATAAAAAGACCGAAGAAAGTTAAAACTCTTAAATTAGATGGATATGGACCGCGCGTAACTGGTTTAGGTGAATAATAAAAATAAATATAAATATTTCAAAAAAATGGCTTCGGTGAAGTTTCGAAGCCATTTTTTTAATAATATGATTTATTTATTAAGTGCGTAGTTAAAAGGGGTTAAATCTTTCACATGTATGTGTTTAGAATGACAAGAAAAGGAAATACATCTTAAAATAACAAAAGATCAGGGTGTATTTTAGAATGATGGGAGGATCTAGCGAACTTTAGAATAAGAAAAGAATAATCTTCCTTTAAACGAGCAGTCAATCTTGGCAAAAGTATGGCTAGGACTGTTGGTCTTGTGCTTCTGTCAACATCAGCTTCATTTTATATGGAAATAATTAGTGGAGTGGAAGATATTCTTTCTGCTAATAACTATTATAGCTTTTTATGACATTTGAAACTTTAAATGATAAAGAAACAATTTGTAAAAAAATCGTTTATTATTAGAAAAAAAAGCAAGTGGATGAACTTATCGTTTTTGATCTAGAAGCGAGTGAGGCTTTTGTACATCAAATGTCAGAAATTAAGAAACCGTGTGTATATCTTGAAAAAAATTTAAAAGTTCTAATATATACGGCCTCATTTGATAATGAATTTTGAAGTTTGCTTACTATGCAGCACCTCTTGGAAGCTCATGGCTTCGAAAAAATAGTTTTTGTTATGAGTCTTTTTGATAGTTATCATGTTTTGTAGAGATTAGAAAGTTATAGAAGAAAACTTTTAGAATAGTGGAATAAAGTATGATGAGTCGTTTGTTTTTTTGGATAATTTTACAAAAGAAGACATGGAAAAAGTGAGTGAGGCTATTTTTTTAATCGACCCTGAAGCGATTTTTGCTTCAAACGATGAAATAGCTTTGGGATTTGGTTACAGGGCAAAACAGCTTGGCCATTTACCTACTGAGATACATGCTATAGTAGGTTTTGATGATGATCGTTGAGCAGAATCTTTCTCTTACAACAGTGTGACAACCAAAAATGCCAATAAAAGTTAAATTTCATACAAACGTTCTTGTAAGAAAATCTTGTGGTTGTTGTTTTAAGAGTGATTTTTAAACAACGTGTATGTAACCATAGTTTGTTTTATAAAAAGGCATAGATATATTTTGGATACGAATACTTTTTTGATGATTGTTGTGAATACATAATAAAACGCCAAAAACACCATGCCCTTGGATAAATTTTATTTCTAATGGGAATTAGCAATTTCAAAATTGAATAGAATAGCAAGATGGTGCCTATTATAAAAGATGATTAGAGGAAATATATTTACATTTGTGATGTTGTTATCGACGATATTCGGTTTCCTTTTTTCATGATTAAAGATATTTGTTTCAGGAGAAAACCTAGTTGAAATTTGGATTTTCGCTTTAAAAAATGAGAAAGAAGTTGAAAGAAAACTTATTTGAGTCTTTTTAAAAAATAAAGAGATATAATTGTTATGTGAAAAATTAAATAAAAAACTATTTGGATAACTCTATTAAATTGTACAACACAAATTTTGCATATCATGTGTTCTAGGTATTTTCGTGGTTTACCTTTCTTTTTAGAATATTGCAAAATAAATTCGTAAAATTCTTTGTTGAATTTATAACTTCATCTTTCCCTTTTTTCCTTTTTTGAACAGGCTTGCTTGAAAAATTGACTTAAGTAAAAAATTTTATTATACTTATGAGTAGGAAGGGATGAGATATGTGGTAATTTCATATTATATGTATGTGGGATTTTCGATACTTTCAAATATTTTATATTTTTTCTATAAAGAGCTTGCAGAAGTTTTTTTGGGACTTTCATCAATCTCTTTTTTGATTTTTTTGTATGTAATAGGCTTAAAAATTAAAAGAGAATTAAAGATAAATGTTTTATCCATTTATTATATTGTTTTAAGTCTTGTAATTTTTTCCTTTTTTCCGCTTTATTTGACATCTTCTATTTTTACGTATTTCTTTTCGCAAACTCTTGCTTTACTGTTTGTGCTTTTATACTTAAAATTGATTTTGAGCGTTTTAAAGTCAAGACTATCTATTTTTAATTTAATTTTGTTTTCTATATTAACATTTGGAATATATTCTTATGTGTTTTTTTATAAATTAATAAAAGAAATTGAGAAAAGTTTGACCTGATAAAATAATTGAGTTAAAATATACATGTAAAGTGAATAATTTCCCGAGGGGAGCTCCATATTCCGGAGCTGAGAGGAAGGTGGAAACCTTCGACCCTTAGAACCTGAACCGGGTAATACCGGCGGAGGGACTGGGGAAGAGAAAAAAATGAAATTTTGCCCTCCGGTGGAGGGCAAAATTTTTTTAAGGAGGGATTTAAGATGTGGGATTTAGAAATTTCAAAAATTATAGTAGAAGAATTTACCGAGAAATTAAAAAAAAGTTTAGATGTAGATGTAGCAATTGTTGGAGGGGGGCCTAGTGCGTTAGCCGCTTCATATGTTTTATCGAAAAATGGGTTTAATGTGATAATTTTTGAAGAAAAAAATGAACCAGGAGGTGGGACATGGGGCGGAGGGATGTTATTTAATGAATTAGTTGTAGAGGAAGATGTTGAGTGGTTTTTAGAAGAGCTAGATATGAAATACAAGAAAACTAAAGGGTTTATTTCTATTGATTCCGTACATTTTGCTTCAGCTTTGTTGTACAATTCAACAAAAGTGGGTACAAAAATATTTAATAATGTTTTTGTAGAAGACGTTCTAATGAGCAAAGAGAGAATAAACGGTGTGGTAATTAATTGGGCACCTGTTATAAGGCAAAGGTTACATGTTGATCCTATAACAGTAAAGGCAAAATATGTTATTGATGGTACTGGACATCCTGCAAGTGTAGTTAATATGGTTATAGATAGAAATTTATCAATTGACTTACCTCTAGGAAAAATAAGGGAGTTTCCTATGAATGCAAAAGAAGGTGAAAAATTTGTTCTTGAAAATACTAAAGAAATTTTACCGGGGTTACTTGTAATGGGAATGGCCGCGGTATCTGTTGGGGGTGGTCCAAGAATGGGGCCAATATTCGGTGGTATGTTAAAGTCTGGAATTAAAATTGCAAATATTATTATCGAGAATATTGATGTTGAGGTGAAAGGATGACAATAATAGATGAAATAAAAAGTGGTAAGGTTCCTTCAATTCTTAATGAAATATCAAAAAAAGAAGGAAGAAGTATTGATTATCTTGTAAAAGGATTATTAGATGGGACAATAGTTATACCAAAAAATAATAATCATGTTTCTTTGAAAAATCCAATGGGGATAGGAAAAGGTTTAAAAATAAAAGTTAATGCAAATATTGGTACTTCTTTTGGATATGATGATTTTGAATATGAGTTAGAAAAGTATAGGACATCAAGAAAATATGGAGCAGATAGTGTAATGTTTCTTTCTACATGGGGAGATTTGGATTTTCAGAGAAAAGAGTTATTAACAATTTCGGATATTCCCGTAGGTACTGTTCCAATTTACGATGCAGCGGTCGTAGCATATAAGGAAAATAGGAATGTTGTAGATTTTTCGGAAAAAGATTTTTTGAAAATATTTGAAAAACATGCAAAACAAGGTGTAGATTTTGTTACTTTGCATGTTAGTATTACAAAAGATATTGTAAAAAAACTAAAAAAATCTAATAGAATAATGAAAATAGTAAGTCGTGGCGGTTCTATTATTGCAGGTTGGATAATTAAAAATGGATTTGAAAATCCGTTTTATAGATACTTTGATGAAGTTTTAGATATTGCTAGAGAATATGATGTTACACTGAGTTTAGGAGATTCTTTAAGGCCCGGGAATTTATTTGATTCGTTGGATAGGTTACAATTAGAAGAGTGGTTTATATTTGAAGAGTTAGTTGAAAAAGCTCGAAGTAAGAATGTTCAAGTAATACTGGAGGGGCCTGGGCATGTTCCAATTGATCAAATAGAGTCTACTGTTGAATTAATGAAAAAGTATGGGAAAAATGCTCCAGTGTTTTTACTTGGGCCAATAGTTTTAGATGTTGCACCTGGATATGATCATATTACCTCATCGATTGGATCGGCAATTGCCGCAAAAAGTGGAGCGGATTTTATTTGTTATGTAACTCCCTCGGAACATTTATCATTGCCTTCTGTTGAAGATGTAAAATTAGGGGTTATTTCTTCTAAAATTGCGGCAATGGCTGTAGATTTTTCAAGAGGAAAATTTATTGAGGAAAATTATAAAGTAGCTATTTCAAGAAAAACCTTAAATTTTGAAAACATAAAAAAAGTTGTTTTAGACAAGGAGATAGTTGATAAATATTTAAAGAATAGACCGTTTCACGGGAAAGGTTGTTCAATGTGTGGACCATTTTGTTCATTAAAAATTGTAGAGGAGTATTTGAAAGAATGAAAATAGGAGTTTCAACGAGTGTTATAAGGAGTGATTTTAGATTTTTGAAGTATTTTTTGGAAAAATTCGAAGATTTAGATTTTTATGAATTAGGATTTTTGAGTCCCTTATTTGTGAATAACTTGTTTAATTTGAAAAAGTCATTTGGAATACATGCTCCATTTATATTTAAGATGGATTTTCATCCTAAATTAACGTGCAATGATTATCATGAAACATTTAGGAAGATTAGGCAAAGTGCTTTTATGGCCAAGTATTTATCTGCCAAATATTTAATAGTACATTATCCAGATACATTACAATTGCAAGATTGGAAAGATAATTTTAAATTATTGGATGAATTAAAAGGTATTATTAAGATTAGGATTGAAAATACATTTGGGAATAAATATTTTTATGCGGCAAAAGATTACAAATTTTTATGTGAAGAATTGGGGTTGACTATGTGTGTTGATATTGGACATCTTTTACTTGATGAAAGGATAAATCCATTTGATTTTATAGAAGAATTGTCAGATTTTGTAGAAGAATTTCATGTGTATTACGCAGATGATAAGACTTATAAAAAATGTCATCATTTACCGTGGTCTGATAATGAAAAATACATAAATTTGTTAAATTTTATAAAAGAATTTGATGTGGATATAGTAATTGAAGCAACACCAGACTGCAAAGGGTTAGATAGACTTTTGAATTTCTGGAGGTGAATTATGAAAAAATTATTAATAATTTCAGGATTTGATCCTTCGTCAGGTGCTGGTTTAATACAAGATGTTGGTATTGCTACTGCTATGGGGATGAGTGTATATTCAGCAGTCAGTGCATTTACCAAACAAACGCTCGAAAAGACATATAATGTAAAATTTAGAGAGATTTCAGAAATTTTAGATGAGATAGAGTTATTAGAAGATGTAAGTGTGGTAAAAGTTGGAGTAGCACAACCTAAAATAATAAAGGAATTGAGAAATCTTTTTAAAAATTCAACAATTGTTTGGAATCCAGCTTTGGAATCTTCAAGCGGATTTAAATTTTTAGATGAGGAAGAAGTAAAAAGATATATGAAATTTGCAGATTATATTGTTGTTAATAGCGTTGAAGCAAAGAAAGTTGGAATATTTGATAATATGGTTATTACAGGTGGACATGAAAATACGGAGATGATAGAAATAAAATATAAAGGTAAGGTTTTTCAACATGAAAGGATAAGAGGTAATTTTAGGGGGACAGGTTGTGTGTTTTCAACATTGTTTTCTTCGCTTTTGGTTTTAGGATATACTCCTGAAGAGTCAATCAAAAGGGCATCGGAAATTTTAGTTAGAGTTTTGAAGAGATCTAAAGACAGAGTGCAGGTTGAATTATTAACAAGAGAATGGCAAAAAGTTGAAGTCTTAGATGAATTAAATAGTATAGTAATGGATATTATGGAAATAGGTCATTTGACTATTCCAGAAGTTGGACAAAATGTTTCGTATGCATTACCTTGGGCGGAAAGTGAAGAGGAAGTGGCAAAGTTTCCCGGAAGAATAAGGTTGGTTTTTGGCAAGCCTCATTTTTTAGGTGATGCAACTTATAAGGGGAAATCTCATACTGCAAGGATGACACTGGAAATGATGAAAAAATTCCCTTATATAAGGTGTACGACAAATATAAAATTTAATGAAAAATACGTAGAAAAAGCAAATAAAATAGGTCTAAAAGTGTATGAGCATTTAAGATATTTGGAGCCTAAAATGGTAAAAGAAAAAGAAGGACAGTCTTTGAGATGGGGAATTGCAAACATTATACAAGATTTAGATAAATCACCTGATATAATATATGATAAAGGTTTTTGGGGAAAAGAAGCAATGATAAGAGTTTTTGGAAGAAATCCTAGAGAGGTTATTGAAAAGGTAAAAAGTGTAATTTTCTAAAAAAGACTCCTTTATAGTTAAATATTGTTTTTTATTTATTGAATTTGCCTTATTTTGTGGTATTATATATTTAGGCAAACTAGAAAAAGGAGGATTTCTATGAAAAAAATTGCAGTTATGACTAGCGGTGGAGATGCTCCAGGAATGAATGCTGCTGTACGTGCTGTTGTTCGTTATGCTGTAAAAAATGATATAAAGGTTTTAGGTATTCAAAGAGGTTATGCTGGGTTATTGGATGAAGATTTTATAGAAATGGATTTTGCATCTGTTGGGGGAATAATGGAAAAAGGAGGGACTATCCTAAGAAGTAGTAGATGCCCTGAATTTGTAAGAAAAGAGACTAGAAGGGAAGCAGCATCAATTCTTGCAAAGCATGGAGTAGAAGGATTAATTGTAATTGGTGGAGAAGGTAGTTTACACGGTGCGATGTTTTTAGAAGAGGAACAAAAGGTGCCAGTTGTAGGAATTCCAGGAACGATAGATAACGATATTGCAATGACTGATATGAGCATTGGAGTAGATACATGCTTAAACACTGTTGTTGATGCTATACAAAAATTAAAAGATACTGCATCATCGCATGAAAGAGCATTTATTGTAGAAGTTATGGGGCGTTCATCTGGTTACATTGCTACAGTGGCTGGGTTAGTTACTGGAGCAGAAGCTATAGTAATTCCAGAAATACCCGTTAATTATGAAGCTCTTGGAAATAAGATCCTGAAGGAAAGAGAAAGGGGAAAAATTAATTGTATAGTTGTAGTGGCAGAAGGTGCGGCAAGTGCTTATACAGTTGCAAGACATCTTGAACATAGAATAGGATATGAGACTAGAATAACAATATTAGGACACATTCAACGTGGAGGTTCCCCTACTGCTTTTGATAGATTGTTGGCATCTAGAATGGGAGTTGCAGCTGTTGAGTTTTTAAAAAGGGGTCAAAGTTATGTTATGATGGCTTTACAGGGAGGAAAAATTGTTCCAGTAAAGCTCGATGAAGTATTAAAACAAAAGAAGTCATTGAATATGGAATTAGTGGAATTAACGGCTTTATTGTCATGATGGTAGTAAAGTTTAGCAATGGGTATGTTTGGAAAGATGGTAACTTTGTAAAAAAGGACTTTTTTGTAGAAGGAAACAAATTTGTTTATCCAAAAAAATTTGATAAAGAAGTTAACCTGGAAGGGAAATATATTCTTCCGGGTTTTTCTGATTCACATGCACATATTTTAGGTGTAGGAATAAAAAAATTAACTTTAGATTTAAGTGATGAAAATTTTGAAAAAATTCTAGATATAGATAGTGATATAATTTTAGGAAGAGGCTGGGAAAAGATAGATAATAAAGATTTTTTTGATACAGTTAAATCTCCAGTTATTTTGATTAGAAAGTGTGGTCATGTTGCATTTCTAAATAGGAAAGCGCAAAGGCTTTTGAAAATTAACAATTATTATATTTTCGAAGATGAAATAGAAAAAATATGGGAATACATCCCTTCTGAATTTTTGGTAAGGGCTTTTAAAGAGGGGATAAATGAGTTTTTAAAACATGGGATTACGAGTGTACATTCAGATGATTTACATGGGATTTCATTTGAATTGTTAAAGAGACTTTTGAAAGAGAGTAAATTACGTGTATATGAAAAATTATGTACAAAAAATCCATGGGAATTTGAGTTTGGTAGCTATGGAATATCAAAAATTTTTGGTATAAAGCTTTTTGCAGATGGTTCATTAGGTGGTAAAACAGCATTTTTATCTAAAACGTATAAAAATAATAGTGGTTTTGGTATTTTTACTTTGCCGGATAATTTTAGTGATATAGTGGAATTTGCAGAGAAAAATAACTTGCAAGTATGTGTTCATACAATAGGTGATGAGGCACTAAGTAGAACTATTGAGGCATTTGGAAAGAAAACAGGTCATAGAATTATTCATGCACAATTTGTAAAAAAAAGGGACTTTGAAAAGCTATCTTCCTTTAGTTTTTCTGTACAACCTCATTTTTTCTTTGAAGATTTGAATTTAATATCTAGTGTTGATTTTAGTAATATACTTTTATATCCTTTTAGAAATATGTATGAAAATAATATTTTGATTTCTTTTTCAAGTGATGGACCAGTTTCACCAATTTCCCCTTTATATGTAATTCAAGCTGCTTTAAAATTGGGCTTTTCCTTTAGCGAGTCAATCTCATTGTATACTGAATTTTCTGGAAAACTAATTAAAGAAAATATTGGGGTTATAAAACCCCAATATCTGGCTGATTTTATTATTTTTAAAGATAAAACGTTAAGAAATTTAGAAAAAGTTTTTGTAAACGGTGAACTTGTTTATGATACCTTAACTCTGAATCCATAAGTTTGTCCTACTTTCCTTTTTAGATCTTTTATCATACCTTTAACACATTCAATACAACTTGTATCTACTTCAAATAGACAAATTTTATTTGGGTACAGTGTATAGTGTGGTCTGTATGGATTAGGGGTTAGATTTGGCATTATTACATTTGCCCCAGACTTAAGAGCCATTTGTCTTCCAAATGGATGAAGACTTCCCATAGCAGTGGTTGCAGGAATATTTGCAGTGGGAATTAATATTCTGGCAAGCGCTATTATTTTTAAGGTTAGTTTTAAATCACCACCTTTTGCATTTTTCAAAGGAGTATTTGGATTTGGAATAAATGGACCAATACCTATCATGTCTGAATCAAGTTCTTTTAAAAAGAGTAGATCTTTTGCTAATTCTCTAGCTCCTTGCCCGGGTAATCCAACCATGCACCCCGCTCCAACTTCATAGCCTAATTCTTTTAACTTAAAAAGGTGTTTTTTTCTATTTTCAAAAGTATCATGTGGATGAAGGTTATTGTATAATTCTTCATCTGCCGTTTCGTGTCTCATTAGGTATCTATCGGCACCGGCATCTTTCCAAATTTTATATTCTTTAAAATCTCTTTCGCCAATGCTTAGAGTTATAGCAACGTTAAGTGATTTTATTCTTTTTATTAGCTTTTCAATTATTTCAGTGGTATAGTAAGGATCTTCACCTGACTGTAAAACTATTGTTTTTATGTTTTTTTCTGATATTAATTTAGCTCTTCTAAAAATTTCATCGGGGCTCATTCTGTATCTTTTTATTTTATTATTTGGGGCCCTTAATCCGCAATATAGACAATCCATTTTACAGTAGTTAGAAAATTCTATAATTGCTCTTATGTGTATTTCATCACCTACGTATTTTTTCCTAATTTCATCAGCAAATGATAAGATTTCATTGTCGTATTTGTTGGTAGATATTAGATATTCAAGTACTTCAAGTGTAACATTATCTTTTTGAATTTTTTTCAGCATTTCTAGCATATTTTATCACCTCTAAAAGTAGTTTTCTTAAATATTCATCATCTTTGGAATGGATATTTTCACAGAAAATAATATATTCACTATCTTCATAAAGTACTTCCGGTGGGAGATAATATTCATTTCCCGCTTTTTCTATGAAACTTATTCTTTTACCAATTTTTTTGTTTATCCATATTTTACAATTGTATTTCTTTGCTATTTTATTTAACAAATCCTTTAGTTTAAAATCTGACATCTCTCTCACCTTTGTCTATTTTGTTTAGACCATCTTTTACTGTTTCTTTTTGTTTTGTGTCAAGTTTTTCTACTTCCGTTTTTATTACTTTTTTTCCTATTTTATACGTTTTTTCAGAAGCATAATCATTTAGGTATTCATTTAATGTAAATAATGCATTTGGAGTACAAAATCTTTTTACAAAACCTGGAATTGCAAATTCCATGAAGTGTTCGCCTGTTCTTCCTGCTCTATAACAAGCAGTACAAAAAGATGGGATATAGTTTTCTTTTAAAAGTTCATAGATAACTTCATCTAATGTTCTTGTGTCGCCAAGAATAAATTGACTTTTTTTAATTACTTCTGGATCTTTTTCAGAATATGAACCAACACCTATGCTTGAGCCAGCATCAATTTGTGAAACTCCAAGTTTTAAAACTTCTCTTCTTATATTCATTGGTTCTCTTGCAGTTAATATTAACCCTGTATATGGCACAGCTAGTCTTAAGATGGCAACTATCTTTTTAAAATCTTCGTCGTTAACTTGATATGGAGGCCTTTTTGCTGTGGGAGTTCCAACAGCTGGTTCTATTCTTGGAAATGAAATTGTGTGAGGTCCTACTCCAAATCTTTCTTCAAGGTGAATGGTATGATAAATAAGACCCATAACTTCAAATTTCCAATCGTATAATCCAAATAAAGCTCCAATTCCAACATCATCAATTCCAGCAAGCATGGCTCTATCAAGTCCATATAGTCTCCACGCAAAATTAGATTTTGGCCCTCTAGGATGCATTTTTTTGTACGTTGGTATGTGATATGTTTCTTGGAATATTTGGAATGTTCCTATACCAACTTCTTTTATTATTTTATATCCTTCAACGGTTTGTGGTGCAGCATTGACATTTACTCTCCTTATTTCACCGTTTCCAACTTTTGTGTTATAAATATTATCAATTGTCTTTGCAATGAACTGAGGTGAATACATAGGATGTTCACCGTAGACAACTATAAGTCGTTTGTGACCTTTCGTTACAAGTGCTTTTACCTCATCTTTTAGTTTTTCTATAGATAGGGTTTTCCTAATAACATCTTTGTTTGAAATTCTAAATCCACAATATTCACAATCGTTTATACATTCGTTTCCTATATAAAGTGGTGCAAATAATACAATTCTATTTCCATATACTTTTTCTTTTAATTTTCTTGCTGCTTCAAAAATTTCTTCCCACAATTCATCCGAGTTGGCATTTAGTAAAGTTGCAACTTCATACGGTGTAAGCCTTTCTTTATTGAGTGATTTTTGGAGAATATTGCGTATTTTTTCACTTTCTGGATTTTTTGTAGATTCAAGTATGGAAAGAATTTCGCCAGTGTTAATAAAGGTTTTTTCATTTTCATTTTCTTTTACAAAAACATACATAATTATGCCTCCTTTTTTATTAATAAACTTTTTACTTTTACGGTTTTTAATTGTCCTAATTTTCCGGTAAAACTTCCAAGAGTATCATTATTTGCTTTGAAAAGCAAAAAGATAACAGCACTATTTTCTTCCTCAATAGGATATCCAACTCTTAATTTTATATACTTTGAGTAGTTATGTAATATCTCATTTACTTTGTCATATATATCGTTCCTGTTTCCTACCACAATATTTATAGAGTAGAAATTTTCCATAAAAAATCCCCCTTTCCAAAAATACCAAGGAAAGGGGGAAAAATCCCTTATAACTTTTCACCCCTTTCCTTGGTCTCAGGTAGTTCCCTCAACCTCAGAAAGGAACTATTTAATTTCGAAAGATTACGTACTATTCAGCTGCTACTTTATTTTTAACTGATCTATCTGTATAGTGCGTATGTAACAGTTCGTGAGCAATGTGACTATATGGTTTTTCAAGGAATTCTTCATATAGTTTTTGAACATCTGGGTTTTCATGTGATCTTCTAAGTGTACTAAGTTCATCTATTGAATAAATAGCCATTGCACGTTTTTTGAGTATTTCTGGATCAAGGCTCTTTGGTTGTCCTCCACCACCGATACATCCACCAGGACAAGCCATAATTTCGATAAAATCGTAATATCTTCTTCCATCTCTTATGTCATCTAACAATTTTTTTACATTGGCTGTACCATGCGCAATTGCAATTTTTATTTTTTTACCTTCAATATCAATTTCTGCTTCTTTAATACCGTTTAATCCTCTTACATCGTCGAATTCTAGTTTTGGCAGTTGTTTGTTTGTTATTATTTCGTATGCGGTTCTAAGTGCAGCTTCCATAACTCCACCGGTTACACCGAATATTGCACCTGCACCAGTGGAAGTGCCAAGTGGATTGTCAAATTCTTCATCTTTTAATCCGGCAAAGTTAATTTCTTTTATTTTTATTAATTTTGCAAGTTCTCTTGTGGTTATGACGTAATCTGTTGGCTGAATTTCTCTTCCATCTTCGAGTTTAATTTTTTGCTGAGGTCTTTTTATTTCATCTTTTTTGGCAGTACATGGCATTACAGATACCATAACAATATCTTCTGGATCTACACCGATCTTCTTGGCAAAATATGTTTTAACTACTGAACTCATCATCTGTTGTGGAGATTTAGCACTTGATACATTTGGGATAAATTCAGGATATTCCTTTTCAAGAAGATTTATCCAACCTGGGCAACAACTTGTAAACATTGGAAATGGTCCGCCTTCTTTTAACCTTCCAATTAACTCTGTCCCTTCTTCCATAATAGTAAGATCTGCTGCAAAGTTTGTGTCAAATACATAATCAAAACCAAGTTTTTTTAAAGAT comes from Thermosipho affectus and encodes:
- a CDS encoding NADH-dependent [FeFe] hydrogenase, group A6; this encodes MAKIFLNGKEFEVPDGITVLEAAEKLGIQIPTLCHHPELEPIGACRICVVEIEGARTLQPACTTKITDGMKIRTNSDRVENAIKFNLSLIMANHPNDCMYCEADQRCELKKLVHKYDVRPIFNPTDLSEVFDDSSPSIQRDLSRCIKCQRCVRVCSEIQGMNIYSMVERGYKTIPQTAFDKPVYETNCISCGQCAYLCPVGAIYETPDWKKVLKLIERKEKILVAQTAPSVRVAIGEEFGMEPGSVSTGKMVASLKKLGFDYVFDTNFAADLTIMEEGTELIGRLKEGGPFPMFTSCCPGWINLLEKEYPEFIPNVSSAKSPQQMMSSVVKTYFAKKIGVDPEDIVMVSVMPCTAKKDEIKRPQQKIKLEDGREIQPTDYVITTRELAKLIKIKEINFAGLKDEEFDNPLGTSTGAGAIFGVTGGVMEAALRTAYEIITNKQLPKLEFDDVRGLNGIKEAEIDIEGKKIKIAIAHGTANVKKLLDDIRDGRRYYDFIEIMACPGGCIGGGGQPKSLDPEILKKRAMAIYSIDELSTLRRSHENPDVQKLYEEFLEKPYSHIAHELLHTHYTDRSVKNKVAAE